The Triticum aestivum cultivar Chinese Spring chromosome 3A, IWGSC CS RefSeq v2.1, whole genome shotgun sequence genome includes a region encoding these proteins:
- the LOC123059103 gene encoding uncharacterized protein gives MDVHSAPVAARRMWGYLRAVFFMMRKGKRKLLLGAHLLMKRRNKAVSRSVANLLSHHHHHGHHGGRALRRREYEFSCGDSPDPGSFSMRRLAFPCLGAADDVDQPGRLRAEHPAPATPPRHMIEYYANAAAASPAPSSPGALMMMHEESELALGEECTPAGMSPLVPGAADGGFSVRVSNFSSDEVDTDQLGLGEAVDDEAEEFIARFYAQLRRQNHIGLLPYYLQEAAA, from the coding sequence ATGGACGTGCACTCGGCGCCGGTGGCGGCGAGGAGGATGTGGGGGTACCTGCGGGCGGTCTTCTTCATGATGCGCAAGGGCAAGCGCAAGCTGCTCCTCGGCGCGCACCTCCTCATGAAGCGCCGCAACAAGGCCGTCTCGCGCTCCGTCGCCAACCTCCtctcgcaccaccaccaccacggtcACCACGGCGGCCGCGCGCTGCGCCGCCGCGAGTACGAGTTCTCCTGCGGCGACAGCCCCGACCCGGGCTCCTTCTCCATGCGCCGCCTCGCCTTCCCCTGCCTCGGCGCCGCCGACGACGTCGACCAGCCCGGCCGCCTCCGCGCCGAGCACCCCGCGCCCGCCACGCCGCCGCGGCACATGATCGAGTACTACGCCAACGCGGCGGCCGCGTCCCCGGCGCCGTCGTCGCCCGGGGCGCTGATGATGATGCACGAGGAGTCCGAGCTCGCGCTGGGGGAGGAATGCACGCCGGCGGGGATGTCACCGCTGGTGCCCGGCGCGGCCGACGGCGGGTTCTCGGTGCGGGTGTCCAACTTCTCGTCGGACGAGGTCGACACCGACCAGCTGGGCCTGGGCGAGGCCGTggacgacgaggcggaggagttcATCGCCCGCTTCTACGCCCAGCTGCGCCGCCAGAACCACATCGGGCTGCTCCCGTACTACCTCCAGGAGGCCGCCGCGTGA